In the genome of Qipengyuania seohaensis, one region contains:
- a CDS encoding replicative DNA helicase, whose amino-acid sequence MADTDLLFPADDSISTPAKQGQTLPSNIEAEAAFLGAVLIDNQVVQELNTPLQPHHFYEPVHQRIYERVHKLLDRNSIATPVTLKPYFESDEALKQLGGITYLAKLTQDGQGLLATGKLAEQIYDLALLRELVHVGRNLVEGALDTSDEVAPMDRISQAEADLYKVAEGATSGNEAQDFRTAALGALKMVEAAINSGGRFSGKTTGLDTINDKTSGLHNSDLIILAGRPGMGKTSLATNIAFNAARRLMDDEKIGIDRSESPGAGTAFFSLEMSADQLATRILAETAEISSEKLRSGKLSREEFQRLSFASQELNELPLYIDDTPGLTIGALRTRARRLKRRHDIGLVIVDYLQLLQGSGRANDNRVNEISEISRGLKTLAKELNVPVIALSQLSRAVEQREDKRPQLSDLRESGSIEQDADMVWFIFRGEYYHNALKPDTPDETSSEDVRQKYADWEARHLELVNRATLIVAKQRHGSTGNVPLLFQSEFTKFTSPEMRGGYDDYE is encoded by the coding sequence ATGGCCGACACCGATCTCCTCTTCCCCGCCGATGATTCGATTTCCACTCCCGCCAAGCAGGGCCAGACCCTGCCGAGCAATATCGAGGCGGAGGCCGCGTTTCTCGGCGCGGTGCTGATCGACAACCAAGTGGTGCAGGAGCTCAACACTCCGCTCCAGCCGCATCATTTCTACGAACCGGTGCACCAGCGCATTTACGAGCGTGTCCACAAGCTGCTCGATCGTAATTCGATCGCGACCCCGGTTACATTGAAGCCCTATTTCGAAAGCGACGAGGCGCTGAAGCAGCTCGGCGGGATTACCTATCTCGCCAAGCTGACACAGGACGGACAGGGCCTGCTCGCGACCGGCAAGCTGGCCGAGCAGATCTACGACCTCGCCCTACTGCGCGAACTGGTCCACGTGGGCCGCAACCTCGTCGAAGGGGCGCTCGACACCTCGGACGAAGTCGCGCCGATGGACCGCATCAGCCAGGCCGAAGCCGATCTCTACAAGGTCGCCGAAGGGGCGACTTCGGGTAACGAGGCACAGGATTTCCGCACTGCGGCGCTCGGCGCGCTGAAGATGGTCGAGGCGGCGATCAATTCGGGCGGGCGGTTCTCGGGCAAGACCACCGGCCTCGATACGATCAACGACAAGACATCGGGCCTGCACAATTCCGACCTTATCATCCTTGCCGGGCGTCCCGGCATGGGCAAGACCTCGCTGGCGACCAATATCGCCTTCAACGCCGCACGCCGCCTGATGGACGATGAGAAGATCGGGATCGACCGCAGCGAATCGCCGGGCGCAGGCACGGCTTTTTTCAGCCTGGAAATGAGCGCGGACCAGCTGGCGACGCGTATCCTTGCCGAGACTGCAGAAATCTCCAGCGAGAAACTGCGTTCGGGCAAGCTGAGCCGCGAGGAATTCCAGCGCCTGTCCTTCGCGAGCCAGGAACTGAACGAGCTTCCCCTTTATATCGACGACACACCCGGCCTCACTATCGGCGCACTACGCACCCGCGCCCGCCGCCTGAAACGCAGACACGATATCGGCCTCGTCATCGTCGACTATTTGCAGCTGCTGCAGGGTTCGGGCCGCGCGAACGACAACCGTGTGAACGAAATCTCGGAAATCAGCCGTGGGCTCAAGACGCTGGCCAAGGAACTGAATGTCCCGGTTATCGCCCTGTCGCAGCTCAGCCGTGCGGTGGAGCAGCGCGAGGACAAGCGCCCGCAGCTGTCCGACCTTCGCGAATCCGGCTCGATCGAGCAGGACGCCGACATGGTGTGGTTCATCTTCCGCGGCGAATATTACCACAACGCCCTGAAGCCCGACACGCCGGACGAGACCAGCAGCGAGGACGTGCGCCAGAAATATGCCGACTGGGAAGCGCGGCACCTCGAACTGGTCAATCGCGCCACGCTGATCGTCGCCAAGCAGCGTCACGGTTCGACCGGCAACGTGCCACTCCTGTTCCAGAGCGAGTTCACCAAGTTCACTTCGCCTGAAATGCGCGGCGGCTACGACGATTACGAATAA
- a CDS encoding glycoside hydrolase family 25 protein encodes MARRKKKAGSGWLLKLVLLAAVIAGVAAIWLWNEKRNWRPDEDTYPDQGALIGEEDENVDFEVLAGLGASFVYLEASKGARDKDAGFSDNLAAAREAGLEVGTVHEFDPCERADGQSANYVTIVPRDEQLLPPAIRLARTADECPTRVSDAAVQSELLTLVNQIEAHAGAPVVLAPSRDFEERYRPAARLERALWLEGDMDEPGYAGRPWTVWTANATHATQAADTPLRWLVVRP; translated from the coding sequence ATGGCGCGTCGCAAGAAGAAAGCCGGATCGGGCTGGCTCCTTAAGCTGGTGCTGCTGGCGGCCGTCATTGCAGGTGTTGCGGCGATCTGGCTGTGGAACGAGAAACGCAACTGGCGCCCGGACGAGGACACCTACCCCGACCAGGGCGCCCTGATCGGCGAAGAGGACGAGAACGTCGATTTCGAAGTGCTTGCAGGGCTGGGCGCAAGCTTCGTCTACCTCGAAGCGAGCAAGGGTGCGCGCGACAAGGATGCAGGCTTTTCGGACAACCTTGCCGCAGCGCGCGAAGCGGGTCTGGAAGTCGGCACAGTGCACGAATTCGACCCTTGCGAACGGGCGGACGGCCAGTCGGCGAATTACGTCACCATCGTGCCGCGCGACGAGCAATTGCTCCCGCCCGCGATCAGGCTGGCGCGAACCGCCGACGAGTGCCCGACGCGGGTGTCCGATGCCGCGGTGCAGAGCGAATTGCTGACGCTGGTCAATCAGATCGAGGCCCATGCCGGCGCGCCGGTGGTGTTGGCACCCAGCCGCGATTTCGAGGAACGCTATCGTCCCGCCGCCCGGCTGGAGCGGGCGCTCTGGCTCGAGGGCGACATGGACGAACCGGGCTATGCGGGGCGGCCGTGGACCGTGTGGACCGCCAATGCGACTCACGCCACGCAGGCTGCCGATACGCCGCTGCGCTGGCTGGTCGTGCGGCCCTGA
- a CDS encoding S66 peptidase family protein — MITRRSAMGGFAAAYAALSVSPLVAAQKRVRPPRLQAGDKVALVAPASAVSAAEIERAQHWVSSMGLVPQFGANAEAKFGYLAGTDAQRAADLDAAFADQSIRAIFAIRGGYGAARILPLLDWPTIRANPKLFIGYSDNTALHLAIARDAGFATLHAPNAASPWSEAASWESLWRLAFTGEMPTLDLAADRVLKPGRGEGRLLGGNLTILSTLMGTGRLPEMEGAVLFLEDVNEEPYRIDRMLQQLKLAGVLDKAAGVIFGRCRACSVDDPEGESFTLDDVLDQHLGTLDCPVVTGANIGHIRGQLCLPHGAQVAFDADAGTLTPLEAVTV, encoded by the coding sequence TTGATCACGCGGCGCAGCGCGATGGGCGGATTTGCCGCCGCGTACGCTGCGCTGTCCGTCTCTCCGCTTGTCGCTGCGCAGAAGCGTGTCCGGCCCCCGCGCTTGCAGGCAGGGGACAAGGTTGCACTGGTCGCCCCGGCCAGCGCCGTGTCCGCTGCCGAGATCGAGCGGGCGCAGCACTGGGTGTCCAGCATGGGGCTGGTCCCGCAATTCGGGGCGAACGCCGAGGCGAAGTTCGGCTATCTCGCGGGCACGGATGCGCAGCGCGCAGCGGACCTCGATGCAGCCTTCGCCGATCAATCCATCCGCGCGATCTTCGCCATTCGCGGGGGCTATGGCGCGGCGCGCATCCTGCCTTTGCTCGATTGGCCGACCATCCGTGCAAACCCGAAGCTTTTCATCGGGTATAGCGACAACACCGCCCTCCACCTCGCGATCGCGCGCGATGCGGGCTTTGCAACGCTCCACGCGCCCAATGCGGCTAGCCCGTGGAGCGAGGCGGCGAGTTGGGAAAGCCTGTGGCGGCTTGCCTTTACGGGCGAGATGCCGACGCTCGACCTGGCTGCGGACCGCGTCCTCAAACCCGGCAGGGGCGAGGGACGGCTGCTCGGCGGTAACCTCACCATCCTCTCCACCCTGATGGGCACGGGCCGCCTGCCTGAAATGGAGGGCGCGGTGCTGTTCCTGGAGGATGTGAACGAGGAGCCGTACCGGATCGACCGCATGCTCCAGCAACTGAAGCTGGCGGGAGTCCTCGATAAAGCTGCGGGCGTGATATTCGGACGGTGCCGGGCGTGCAGTGTCGACGATCCCGAAGGCGAAAGCTTCACGCTCGACGATGTGCTGGACCAGCATCTCGGCACGTTGGACTGCCCCGTCGTGACCGGCGCGAACATCGGCCATATTCGCGGCCAGCTCTGCCTGCCGCATGGTGCTCAGGTCGCTTTCGATGCCGATGCAGGTACGCTGACGCCGCTGGAGGCGGTCACCGTCTAG
- a CDS encoding cytidine deaminase, protein MTDDDLIAAAREAAANSYSPYSSFAVGAALRFADGSVVTGTNIENASYGLALCAETVAVSKAMADGVRGGLEAVAVTGPGDMPITPCGRCRQVLNELAQLGGTDPLVLCVGPGEVRRTTLSALLPEAFGPASLV, encoded by the coding sequence ATGACCGATGACGACCTGATCGCCGCCGCCCGAGAGGCTGCCGCCAACTCCTATTCGCCCTACTCCAGTTTCGCGGTCGGGGCTGCGCTGCGATTTGCCGACGGCAGCGTCGTGACCGGCACCAATATCGAGAATGCGAGCTACGGGCTTGCGCTGTGCGCCGAGACCGTGGCCGTATCGAAAGCCATGGCCGACGGGGTGCGCGGCGGGCTGGAAGCGGTCGCGGTTACCGGACCGGGCGACATGCCGATCACGCCTTGCGGGCGCTGCCGCCAGGTGCTCAACGAACTGGCGCAGCTTGGCGGAACCGACCCGCTGGTCCTGTGTGTCGGCCCCGGAGAAGTGCGTCGCACCACGCTGAGCGCGCTCCTCCCCGAAGCTTTCGGCCCGGCGAGCCTCGTTTGA
- a CDS encoding UPF0262 family protein, with product MTESASPRPDHRIAHIDLDEETIIWRNADIEQERRIAIFDLIEENTFKPLRAVERGAEGPYHLTLAVRDGRLLMTIANTEGDMVEELLLGLARFRRPIREYFAICDSYYQAIRKATANEIETIDMARRGVHNQAAELLLERLEGKIETDFATARRLFTLICVLHIKG from the coding sequence ATGACCGAATCCGCATCACCCAGACCCGATCACCGCATCGCGCACATCGATCTCGATGAGGAGACGATCATCTGGCGTAATGCGGACATCGAGCAGGAACGCCGGATCGCGATCTTCGACCTGATCGAGGAAAATACGTTCAAGCCGCTACGCGCGGTGGAGCGCGGGGCCGAAGGCCCCTATCACCTGACGCTGGCAGTGCGCGACGGGCGCCTCCTGATGACCATCGCCAATACCGAAGGCGATATGGTGGAGGAGTTGCTGCTTGGCCTCGCGCGCTTCCGCCGGCCGATCCGCGAATATTTCGCCATTTGCGACAGCTATTACCAGGCGATCCGCAAGGCGACCGCCAACGAGATCGAGACCATCGATATGGCCCGCCGCGGAGTTCACAACCAGGCGGCAGAACTCCTCCTGGAACGGCTCGAAGGCAAGATCGAGACGGACTTCGCCACTGCGCGCCGGCTGTTCACGCTGATCTGCGTCCTGCACATCAAGGGCTGA
- a CDS encoding HAD family hydrolase, with product MSDKSIEAVVFDVGRVLYQWQLSALFEKIVDDPERLEKVLGEVVTEEWHFLHDAGRPLSQMVPERIALYPDYAEEIRAYATRFNETIPGPVPGSHALVERLDEAGMPLFAITNFGAEFWAGFRPQERIFDRFRDIVVSGEERVAKPDPAIFALAERRFGLPAAAMLFIDDNPANIDAARTCGWHVHHFTEASLLENDLSERGLI from the coding sequence ATGAGCGATAAATCAATCGAGGCAGTCGTATTCGACGTCGGCCGGGTGCTCTACCAGTGGCAACTCAGCGCCCTGTTCGAAAAGATCGTCGACGATCCAGAGCGGTTGGAAAAGGTGCTGGGCGAGGTCGTGACCGAGGAATGGCATTTCCTCCACGATGCCGGACGTCCGCTCTCGCAGATGGTCCCGGAGCGTATCGCGCTTTATCCGGACTATGCCGAGGAAATTCGCGCCTATGCGACCCGATTCAACGAGACCATCCCTGGGCCGGTACCCGGCAGCCATGCGCTGGTCGAACGGCTCGACGAGGCAGGTATGCCGCTGTTCGCCATCACCAACTTCGGTGCCGAATTCTGGGCCGGCTTCCGTCCGCAGGAACGCATCTTCGACCGGTTCCGCGATATCGTGGTTTCGGGCGAGGAGCGTGTTGCCAAGCCCGATCCTGCGATCTTCGCGCTGGCGGAGCGGCGCTTCGGCCTGCCTGCCGCCGCCATGCTTTTCATCGACGACAACCCCGCCAATATCGATGCTGCGCGCACCTGCGGCTGGCACGTCCATCACTTCACCGAGGCAAGCCTGCTCGAGAACGATCTGAGCGAGCGCGGACTGATCTGA
- the galE gene encoding UDP-glucose 4-epimerase GalE, whose product MDRDAKVPVLVTGGAGYIGSHAVLALRDAGWPVAVVDNLSTGFAFAVPEDVPLYEGDIADAVLLEQIFLEQGTKAIMHFAGSIVVPESVENPLGYYENNTVKSRALIEAAVRGGVDHFIFSSTAATYGTPETSPVSEDTPKQPINPYGWSKLMTEQMLSDASAAHGFNHCALRYFNVAGADPQGRTGQSTAGATHLIKVACEAATGKRDGVSVFGTDYDTPDGTGVRDYIHVSDLAAAHVLALEALIEQPDRSLTMNCGYGRGFSVLEVLDAVDRVTNVTIERRMEPRRAGDPGELVSDPSRIRATLPWKPQYADLDQIITHALQWERKLAEIRREA is encoded by the coding sequence ATGGACAGGGACGCAAAAGTGCCGGTGCTCGTGACGGGCGGTGCAGGATATATCGGAAGCCACGCAGTCCTGGCTTTGCGCGATGCCGGGTGGCCCGTCGCTGTTGTCGACAATCTGTCGACCGGCTTTGCATTCGCAGTGCCGGAAGACGTACCCCTCTACGAAGGCGACATTGCCGACGCAGTCCTGCTGGAGCAGATATTCCTCGAGCAGGGCACGAAGGCGATCATGCACTTCGCGGGCTCGATCGTCGTGCCCGAATCGGTAGAGAATCCGCTCGGCTATTATGAGAACAACACGGTGAAGAGCCGGGCCTTGATTGAGGCTGCCGTCCGCGGCGGGGTGGATCACTTCATCTTCTCGTCGACCGCGGCGACCTATGGCACGCCCGAAACATCGCCGGTCTCCGAAGATACGCCCAAGCAGCCAATCAACCCCTACGGCTGGTCAAAGCTGATGACCGAACAGATGCTGTCCGATGCCAGCGCTGCCCATGGGTTCAACCATTGCGCCCTGCGTTATTTCAACGTTGCAGGCGCCGATCCGCAAGGGCGCACCGGCCAGTCGACGGCCGGTGCCACGCATCTCATCAAGGTTGCTTGCGAAGCGGCCACGGGCAAGCGCGACGGGGTTTCGGTCTTCGGGACGGATTACGATACGCCGGATGGAACGGGCGTGCGCGACTATATCCATGTCAGCGATCTGGCGGCGGCCCACGTGCTTGCGCTGGAGGCGCTGATCGAACAGCCGGACCGATCGCTGACGATGAATTGCGGCTACGGGCGCGGCTTCTCGGTCCTGGAAGTTCTCGATGCTGTCGACCGGGTGACGAACGTTACGATCGAGCGCCGGATGGAACCGCGCCGCGCAGGCGATCCGGGCGAACTGGTGTCCGACCCGTCGCGCATCAGGGCAACCCTGCCATGGAAGCCGCAATATGCGGACCTGGACCAGATTATTACCCACGCGCTGCAATGGGAGCGCAAGCTGGCTGAAATTCGCCGAGAAGCTTGA
- a CDS encoding M14 family metallopeptidase, whose amino-acid sequence MSDIRIDAAFDSGNIEVLSIDGASAKLAIPLDTSSEFKQWFHFRVSGARGRELVLKITDLETSAYPGGWPGYDACVSEDRDYWGRAASSYDKNEDGGTLTIRYTPASDIAWFAYFAPYSMERHHDLVSEAAASEGVDHLHLGTTLDGQPIDCLEMGEGEFKVWLYARQHPGETQAEWWMEGALEVLTDPSDSVGRLLREKCRLHIVPNCNPDGSKRGNLRVNAAGTNLNREWDNPSAEKSPEVLAIRNRMDETGVDFAMDVHGDEAIPVSFLAGFEGIPGWTDEQGDSYYGYEAILDRRTPDFQTEQGYTKSAPGKANLSMSTNQVAERFGATAMTLEMPYKDNPASPEPEQGWSPERCKMLARDCLASLLEWLETREA is encoded by the coding sequence GTGAGCGATATCCGGATCGATGCGGCTTTCGACAGCGGCAATATCGAAGTCCTTTCCATCGACGGCGCGAGCGCGAAGCTCGCGATCCCGCTCGATACCAGCAGCGAATTCAAGCAGTGGTTCCACTTCCGCGTAAGCGGGGCGCGGGGCCGCGAACTGGTGCTCAAGATCACCGACCTGGAAACCAGCGCCTATCCCGGCGGCTGGCCCGGCTACGACGCCTGTGTTTCGGAAGACCGCGATTACTGGGGCCGCGCCGCATCGTCCTATGACAAGAACGAAGACGGCGGCACGCTGACGATCCGCTATACCCCTGCCAGCGACATCGCCTGGTTCGCTTATTTCGCGCCCTATTCGATGGAGCGTCATCACGACCTCGTGTCCGAAGCCGCGGCATCGGAAGGCGTCGATCACCTGCACCTTGGCACCACACTCGACGGCCAGCCGATCGACTGCCTCGAAATGGGCGAAGGCGAATTCAAGGTCTGGCTCTATGCCCGCCAGCATCCCGGCGAAACGCAGGCCGAATGGTGGATGGAAGGCGCGCTCGAAGTGCTTACCGACCCGAGCGACAGCGTCGGCCGCCTCCTGCGCGAGAAATGCCGCCTCCATATCGTGCCCAACTGCAACCCGGACGGATCGAAGCGCGGCAATTTGCGCGTCAATGCGGCAGGCACGAACCTCAACCGCGAATGGGACAATCCCAGCGCGGAAAAGAGCCCCGAAGTCCTCGCCATCCGCAATCGCATGGATGAAACCGGCGTCGATTTCGCGATGGACGTCCACGGCGACGAAGCTATTCCGGTGAGCTTCCTTGCAGGCTTCGAAGGCATCCCGGGCTGGACCGACGAACAGGGCGACAGCTATTATGGCTATGAGGCGATCCTCGACCGCCGGACCCCCGATTTCCAGACGGAACAGGGCTACACCAAGTCCGCTCCCGGCAAGGCGAACCTGTCGATGAGCACCAACCAGGTCGCGGAGCGTTTCGGCGCCACCGCGATGACGCTGGAAATGCCCTACAAGGACAATCCCGCTAGCCCCGAGCCCGAACAGGGCTGGTCGCCCGAACGCTGCAAGATGCTGGCGCGCGATTGCCTTGCGAGCCTGCTCGAATGGCTGGAAACGCGCGAGGCGTAA
- a CDS encoding DUF4136 domain-containing protein produces the protein MSRITPTLALFSALALSACATTPGPVEVTRFVAPEAASQLGQGTIFVASAQDGEDNSLALMPYKSAVAEELRSLGYVETDRASADQIATVRIERYVLTAQGRRSPVSVGVGGRTGSYGSGVGVGIGINLGGGERDKVGSELSVTIRSAASEANLWEGRADLRVPDNSELAQAQANAQTLAAALFSDFPGNNGETIEIEVP, from the coding sequence ATGAGTCGCATCACGCCAACGCTGGCCCTGTTTTCGGCCCTCGCCCTGTCCGCCTGCGCCACCACGCCCGGCCCTGTCGAGGTCACGCGCTTCGTCGCGCCGGAGGCCGCATCGCAGCTTGGGCAAGGGACGATCTTCGTCGCCAGCGCACAAGATGGCGAGGACAACAGCCTTGCCCTGATGCCGTACAAATCGGCCGTCGCCGAAGAACTTCGCAGCCTCGGCTATGTCGAGACCGACCGTGCATCGGCAGACCAGATCGCCACCGTGCGGATCGAGCGTTATGTCCTGACCGCGCAGGGTCGCCGCTCTCCGGTCAGCGTCGGCGTGGGCGGTCGCACCGGCTCCTATGGCTCGGGCGTGGGTGTCGGCATCGGCATCAATCTGGGCGGCGGAGAGCGCGACAAGGTCGGCAGCGAACTGTCGGTCACGATCCGCAGCGCCGCTTCGGAAGCAAACCTGTGGGAAGGCCGCGCGGACCTGCGCGTTCCCGACAATTCAGAACTTGCGCAGGCGCAAGCAAACGCACAAACCCTCGCCGCCGCGCTGTTCAGCGATTTTCCCGGCAACAATGGCGAAACGATAGAAATCGAGGTTCCCTAA
- the ykgO gene encoding type B 50S ribosomal protein L36 translates to MKIRNSLKSLKNRHRDCRVIRRRGRTYVINKTNRRFKARQG, encoded by the coding sequence ATGAAGATCCGCAACAGCCTCAAGTCGCTCAAGAACCGGCATCGCGACTGCCGCGTGATCCGTCGCCGCGGGCGGACTTACGTCATCAACAAGACCAACCGCCGCTTCAAGGCCCGCCAGGGCTAA
- the rpoZ gene encoding DNA-directed RNA polymerase subunit omega: protein MARVTVEDCVDKIPNRFDLVLLAAQRAREISGGAEITLERDRDKNPVVALREIAEQTVKPKDLKEAAVTNLQKILPDDDDEMDEIGSLSQSAEALRITASAPTRSTSIGADYEG from the coding sequence ATGGCGCGCGTTACCGTCGAAGACTGCGTAGACAAGATCCCCAACCGTTTCGATCTCGTGTTGCTGGCTGCCCAGCGCGCACGTGAAATCTCTGGCGGTGCGGAAATCACTCTTGAACGCGACCGTGACAAGAACCCGGTCGTCGCCCTGCGCGAAATCGCCGAACAGACGGTCAAGCCCAAGGACCTCAAGGAAGCTGCGGTTACCAACCTGCAGAAAATCCTCCCTGACGACGACGACGAGATGGACGAAATCGGTTCGCTCAGCCAGTCGGCAGAGGCGCTGCGGATCACCGCTTCGGCCCCGACCCGTTCGACTTCGATCGGCGCCGACTACGAGGGCTGA
- a CDS encoding CC_3452 family protein, translated as MTLSLDRSAKISVFVSAFAYTALTFGALTAPTAAEARDNAPYYTAELAQPAAERTTVAGGVAWICSDTSCVARKGTSRPVRICRELKRDLGEVKAFTAKGEKLDADKLAKCNG; from the coding sequence ATGACCCTCTCCCTCGATCGTAGCGCCAAGATCAGCGTATTCGTGTCGGCTTTCGCCTACACCGCTCTCACTTTCGGCGCCCTTACCGCCCCGACCGCGGCCGAAGCCCGCGACAATGCGCCCTACTATACCGCCGAACTCGCCCAGCCCGCTGCCGAGCGCACGACGGTTGCTGGCGGCGTTGCCTGGATCTGCTCGGACACGAGCTGCGTCGCTCGCAAGGGCACCTCGCGGCCGGTGCGCATCTGCCGCGAACTCAAGCGCGATCTCGGCGAAGTGAAGGCCTTCACCGCCAAGGGTGAAAAACTCGACGCCGACAAGCTGGCGAAGTGCAACGGCTGA
- a CDS encoding phospholipase D-like domain-containing protein: MMGASEMQGEATQFRDPEPFEIDAAGQHLAFYPAGADRRAALFELVESAKEKLDVCFYIFAEDTVSTEFRDKLVAAAKRGVEVTLIVDRFGADASDLFLRPLIDAGGTFLVFSAKKTRRYLIRNHQKLVVADGKRAMFGGFNIADDYFAPPEENGWNDLGIVIEGSAVEGLNDWYAKLRSWTEREEQHAREIARTVRDWEWKEPNATWLVGGPTRGLSSWARCVSDDLVEGERLDMFMAYFSPPKKLLKHMGRIAQKGETRLVMAGKSDNGATIGASRSLYDFLLSKRAKIWEFVPCKLHTKLIVLDDSVYIGSANFDMRSLYINLELVLKIDDAALADRMRQFVTDHIAASQQVTIPLHKKRATLWNRIRWNLSWLLVSVVDYTVTRRLNLGI; encoded by the coding sequence ATGATGGGAGCAAGCGAAATGCAGGGCGAGGCCACTCAATTCCGCGATCCGGAGCCGTTCGAAATCGATGCGGCCGGACAGCACCTGGCGTTCTATCCGGCGGGTGCCGATCGCCGCGCCGCGCTGTTCGAGCTGGTCGAAAGCGCAAAAGAGAAGCTCGACGTGTGCTTCTATATCTTTGCCGAGGACACGGTCAGCACCGAATTTCGCGACAAGCTGGTCGCGGCGGCGAAGCGCGGGGTCGAAGTCACGCTAATCGTCGACCGGTTCGGGGCAGATGCTTCCGACCTGTTCCTGCGCCCGCTGATCGATGCCGGGGGCACGTTTCTCGTCTTCTCCGCCAAGAAAACGCGGCGCTATCTCATTCGCAACCACCAGAAGCTCGTCGTCGCCGACGGCAAACGGGCGATGTTCGGCGGCTTCAACATCGCCGACGACTATTTCGCGCCGCCGGAGGAAAACGGCTGGAACGACCTTGGCATCGTTATCGAAGGATCGGCGGTCGAGGGGCTTAACGACTGGTATGCCAAGCTGCGCTCATGGACCGAGCGCGAGGAGCAGCACGCTCGCGAAATCGCGCGCACCGTGCGCGACTGGGAATGGAAGGAGCCGAACGCCACCTGGCTTGTCGGCGGGCCGACGCGCGGACTGTCGAGCTGGGCGCGCTGCGTGTCGGACGACCTGGTGGAAGGCGAGCGGCTGGATATGTTCATGGCCTATTTCAGCCCGCCCAAGAAACTGCTCAAGCACATGGGCCGGATCGCGCAAAAGGGCGAGACGCGGCTGGTAATGGCTGGCAAGTCGGACAATGGCGCAACCATCGGGGCCAGCCGTTCGCTTTATGATTTCCTGCTGTCGAAGCGGGCCAAGATCTGGGAATTCGTGCCGTGCAAGCTGCACACCAAGCTGATCGTTCTTGACGATTCCGTATACATCGGCAGCGCCAATTTCGACATGCGCAGCCTCTACATCAATCTGGAGCTGGTGCTGAAGATCGACGATGCCGCGCTGGCCGACCGGATGCGGCAATTTGTCACCGATCACATCGCGGCATCGCAGCAGGTGACGATCCCGCTGCACAAGAAGCGCGCGACCTTGTGGAACCGTATCCGCTGGAACCTGAGCTGGCTGCTCGTCTCCGTGGTCGATTACACGGTGACGCGCCGCCTCAACCTCGGCATCTGA